In Centroberyx gerrardi isolate f3 chromosome 7, fCenGer3.hap1.cur.20231027, whole genome shotgun sequence, the sequence CTGGCTGAGGAGGTTGAGAAAAAGGTGTCAGGTCACTGTCCAACATTATCACCATTTTAATTCCTCAAATCAGTTCCTCATGCCACCAAGGATATTTCATAAATAACAGCACTACCAACCAAAGCATTCTATCCCACATGTGCTACAGGTGATCAATACATTTGGTCAGTTTTCTGGTTATAAAGTAAATTACAGTAAGAGTGAGATTATTCCACTTAATCATTTCACTTTTTAATCACATCTAGGCACTACCTCTTTTAATTGGAACACAAAAGGTATGAAATACTTAGGAATCAAAATTAGAAACCCTATTGGAACAATCGTTCAGTTAAATGCACCAGATCTTTTAAAATCTGTAAGGGAAGACATTAAAAGGTGGACAGTTTTGCCTCTATCACTGTGGGGCAGAATTAAAGTtataaaaatgaacattttacCAAGGGTGGCTTTTCTCATTTCATCTATACCACTTAAATTCCCCTCTAGCTGGTTTAAGGAAATAAATCAATTATTTTCAGACTTCcaatggagaaataaaaaacCAGGATCAGTTACAAAAACACTTCTACAACACTTCTGTCTAATCTACGACATAGAGGAGATCTACCAGTAGTATATAGCATACAATACAAGGTACCCCTTGCTTTGGGCTTATCAtggcgagagagaaaaagagatacaaATTTATCTCTGCCTGTTCTATGGTATAACCTGAAACCCATTCTTAGAATGGACAATCTACTGACACAGTTTTCAtgtgaaatagtgaaaataatacagaaaGGTTTGGCTTTTAGTGGAATGTCTTTATCATCATGTCCATTATGGAACAATTCTCTCTTTACAGCAGGTGGTAAAACCCTTAAGAACAATGTATGGCAGCAGTGTAGCATAAAACTGGTGGGGCAAGTGATCAGGAATGGGGACATGGTTCCATGTAATGAACTGAAAACACAGTTTGGGCTGAAAGACTCTGAATTTTTTACTTATTTGCAAATAAAGTCCATTATCAAATCATTGCTTTCTAAGGGTATACACATAGGAAAACAAGCGAGATCTAGTGGATAAACTAAGGGGAGCTGAGGTACAGTTTCAGGTTGTTGTGCCTTGCTTCACCTGACTGCAACACCCAAACTAAATTAAGGTGACATGGGTGTGCTCATATCTACAACACAATGGGATGCAGCAATTAAAAATGCTATTGTGTCAGATACAAATTTTAAATTGTAAAGGTAATACACAGGGCCTATATTACACCCTGCACATTGAAAAAGAATTGACCACAGGTTATCAAACTTGTGCAGGCATGGTTGTGAAGTAGAGGGCACACTTATGCACTTATTGTGGCATTGTCCACTTGTTAAGAGATTTTGGTTGTAGCTATGTTGTTGAAAACTTAGCATAAATTCTTAATATAGATATCAAACCATGTCCGGTAACTTGTATACTAGATGTGAAGATGGACAACGTACAATCACAATTTGAACAGCGTATTTTTGCATTGGCCTTCCTATCAGCCAATTATTTTAATGAACTGGAAACAACGTAAACCAAATGTTTCAGCATAGAAAATTGGCTGAAGGACTTTATGGACTTGTTATCAATGGAGTGGGCTGCTCCTCCAAGAGTATGAGAATCCagagttctgactttatatctcggaattcagactttttttttgtgagagaaaaataaagtcagaattctgagaacaaaagtcagaattgtgagaaataaactcacaattgagtcgttttttattttattgagtggcgggaatgggcttccatactgGACTGACTGTCACCAGGCTGCACACTGGACTCATCCCTGACCATGTAGATATgctcttattcttaaataaaaaaacagtagatTACAGTGCCAGTGTTTCCAATACATAAGTTGTGGCGCAAAATCAAAAGTTAGTCAATGTAGGCTATAGAAATTGATCAAAATCGTTCGGTAATGCGCCTAATgtgcacatcacgtcatgtctgtcatttggcgatgcagtAGCTCTGTACTCAATCCGACAGTCTGTCTCCCGTTCTGAAAAcgttagtaaaaaaaaataaaattccacATTTTCTCCAAATTTACGTGTTGGTAACGGTAATTGTAAagagtaacttgatactttttaatCAGacaacactgctcaacactcttAACGTTAACATGAGTCcagtgcagagacttcattGCATGTTCCAGTCCTCcactcccttcactggctcccaataaACCAACGGATCATCTTCAAGTTACTCCTCCTGGTGTTCAAGGCCATAAATTGCACCGGTCCAACCTACCTCCAGGAGCTCCTCACCCCTCAATCCTCACCCCGGACACTCAGGTCTGGCAGCTCAAATCTTCTTGCTGTGCCACGGACAAAGCTGACAAGCATGGGAGATCGTGCCTTTTCGTCGCTGGGGCCACGCTTGTGGAATCAGCTCCCAGGAACGATTAGGGCCTCAGACTCACTCgctgtttttaaatcaaatcttAAGACTCAcctgttcctctctgctttcccctAGGGTCCTGGTTCATGTGCTTTCCCTTTAAacttgacatttttctttatcttattttaacccttattttgGTTTATGCCTATAATCGCATGATTTTTTGTGTAAATTGACCAGTTTTAACATTGTACTATGATTGTTTTACTCTTTCTGTGAAGCACCTTGAGATTTCgttgtattttaaagtgtgctatataaatacaattcattattattattattattattattcccccTGATCACCAGTTGGATTCCAttggacacaatgtaaagacaagTAATTAACCCTAAACAAAGTAAattttcagcctgtgggaaacGGTACGTTGAGAGGTACGTTGTTGGGAGTCTGGATTTTTTAATCCCGACTAGTTAatcttttgaattatgcttggttgattaacttgagtaggcctaaagacaggtgtaaaaacacgctttttgtattttctgttttctatgtcaaaacctattttttacataataattaatcgattaattggtcatTAGCGTGACTGACAATTGATTAAGGAAATTGATTAAAATTTGCATCCCTAGTTGTAATTTAACTTCCTTGTTAAATTCTGCCTCCAATTTGTAGATATCAAACTATGACAGCTGGAAAGTCTAAGGAGTTCACAAAGAAGGCAACAATTTACAAATGTGTACAGCCAAATCTTTCCATGATTCTGTAGTCCCTCCTTTGGGTTGTACCTTAATCTCTGCTGGCAGCTACaaaagatgtgtgtttttaccaAAAGGGCACACCCAGCTAAAGGGAACAGGCAGGTTTCTTATTTTGTCAGCACACTGGTAACATAAGTATACAGTTTGTCAAAGTCATGGGCATATTGGATCTTCTTCTCCAGTCCTGCAGTTCAGTCTCCCTGTTGGGGGCTGCTGTGTTCCTGCTGGTCCTctacctcttctcctccagcttcaGCTCCCAGGAAAAGGGGAAGGAGCCTCCAGGACCCAAACCTCTTCCCCTGCTTGGTAACCTGTTGCAGCTGGATCTCAAGAGACCCTACCACACACTCTGGGAGGTAAGGCAGTGGCTAGAGTTTGCTtgctacatatacagtatggcTACACTGTACAATGTTTTCTTGTTAGTTTGGTGTTGTGTGGTTGTTCTCAACACTCTCTTGGCAGCAAAATTATTATCAATCTGAAACCCTGTCTTATAATTGTCTCAACTATGTTGAGTGTATGTTATATATCATAAGATCATTACAATGTGCTCCTGGTTTTAGCTTTCCAAGAAATATGGATCAGTGTTCACAGTCTATTTTGGACCCAAGAAAGTGGTAGTCCTGGCAGGATACAAGACAGTCAAGGAGGCTCTGGTCAACCATGCTGAAGAGTTTGGAGACAGAGATATAATCCCAGTATTACATGAAATCAATGAAGGGCATggtgaggaaagaaaaagacagatttgACTTTCTGTGTCACAGTCATACATTTTCTCAATCTACAGCATTCTGTAAATGTTTATAGTAGTTACATATTTGTTTCTCAGTTGAAAAGCATATTTTGTTGAAATACTTTTATTTAGGCATTTTACTTGCCAATGGGGATTCGTGGAAAGAGATGAGGCGGTTTGCCTTGACTAACTTGAGAGACTTTGGCATGGGCAAGAAGGCAAGTGAGGAGAAAATCATTGAGGAAAGTCACAACCTCATTGaagtgtttgagaaatacaaagGTAACCCTCTTATTTTAACAGAATTTATAATTGGCAAAATTGTCCATTTGAAGACAAAAAAAtcttctcttcttgtcttttattttgttgtcttTCTTGTTGCAGGTAAAGCTTTTGATACTACCCAACCAGTGAACTATGCAGTCTCCAATATTATCTGCTCCATTGTCTATGGCAGCAGATTTGAATATGATAACCCAGAGTTCACAACTATGGTGGATCGAGCTAATGAGAACATTCGACTTATGGGCTCTCCCTCAATACAGGTACCACTTCAAAAAATTTTGAAACATATAcagaaaaattaaatatatacataaacagTATAAATGATTCAGCAGAAAATATCAGagattatttcattttctaacTGGTCAAATTTTCAtgtaaattgtatttatttcttgGTTAACAGGTGTATAACACTTTCCCATGGCTGGGCAAATGGTTTGGTAACAGGAAGCGAGTCCAGAATTGTGTTATTGCCAATAAGAACCAGATGACAGAGTTGATCGGAGGTTTACAAGAGACTCTGAATCCACAGATGTGCAGAGGCTTTGTGGACTCTTTTCTGGTCCGCAAGCAGAGTCTGAAGGTATGAACATATCACCTATCAGaatcaatattattgtttattgtttgatttttaaagatgattaaatatcaaataataaatagaaTATTCTTAAAGGCAATGCTAATTAGTACAATAAATGTAGTTTTGCTCATACAATAAAGGAGCATTAATTGCCCACCAATCAGGGCACAGTGACTATTATGCATAGAACTTAGCCTTCATATTAATTCATAGTTTTGGTGCCATGCTttctctacccattgagctacgcAGGACCTCAAATGTCAGTAATTTGAGGAAGGGTTTGCATCAGATTTTAGATTTAATAACTACTGATACATTGTTATGTACAGGAATCTGGGAATATGAACTCTCACTACCACAAAGAAAACCTTTTGATAACAGTTGGCAATCTATTCAGTGCTGGTACTGATACGACCGGAACTACACTGAGATGGGGACTTCTGCTTATGGCCAAGTATCCAAACATACAGGGTAAGGAGCTGCAGACATTCAGTACACAGCTTATGTACATATGTCATGATATGACTAACTCAGGATGATTGAATCCCCTGATGATGAAGCTGACGTCAATATTTCACGTGTGCTGCTGTGGTTTCACTTGACTTTGTGTGCAGAGTTTCTCACAACAGGCTTCATCATTAAGGAAGGGATTATTGGAACGCGTGGGAATGCGCGGATCTAGCCTAATTCTGACCGCGTGAGCATGAAGGTATGAATCATCCGGTATCCTCTCATTGGGTGCTGGTCTCCCCTCGATCTATACTTAAGGCTCCCCACAGATCAGACTGGGAGAACGACTCGGGGCACTGATGGGAAGGGTCGTTGCTGGTGGCTCGCTCGGCTGGCTGTGGCCGAACCACCGAGAATTGGTGGAAAAGGCTGCTGACAGGTTTTCTGCCAACACGGACGGGATCGCTGCAATAAGGGAAGTAAACCAAGCAAATAGGAACGGACTTGGGAATTGTGCAATATTGTGTAAATGGGAAAACCTGGATCTGGATTATTACTGTTTGCTAATACTACAGCCTGGAGCCTTTGCTAAAGgaaatcctcctcatcactGTGCAAAGAAATTGCCGGCTTGTTCctggactggaggaggaggggaaggcctaaagaagagagggaagtggaacGGGACCAAGGACTCCACCTGTACACCCCCAtatgttaaaataaatgttcCTCCTTTTTATACTAACTCCTGCCTGTGTCTTGGTCATTGTCAACCATCAGGTGGCGTTGTCATAACACATAATCTCAGGTGTATCTTTTACCTAGATGCACATAACACAGAGACAATGAAGAAACATAAACGCTAGTAAAAATTAAGTTTATTGAATCTGTTTTATGGCTTGCACTATATCACTTTTGAACTGAAATGCCATCTGAACTAAACATGAACCAAGTTAGTCAATAGGGGGCAAAGATCACCACAATAAATATTTTACCTCAGATTTTCACAACTTTGTCAATTTCTTGCCTTTCATCTCCCAGACCAGGTCCAGGAGGAGCTGAGCAGGGTGATAGGAAGTCGTCAGGTCCGGGTCGAGGACAGGAAGATCCTGCCCTACACTGATGCTGTCATCCATGAGACTCAGAGACTGGCCAACATTGTCCCCATGTCCCTTCCCCACAAAACCAGCCAAGATGTCACCTTTCAGGGTTACTTCATTAAGAAGGTCAGACTGAATAAAACATCCATcttcatgttaaaaaaaaagtataacaAGAATGCAGAATACAGCAATTAATTCTGGGATCCCTGAAAAGTTAAAATCTATTTTGACATGATATTGCAGAATACTACTGCCCACTATATAGAACACAGTTTTTCTTCATTGTCTACAGGGGACCACAGTGTATCCTCTCTTGACATCTGTCCTGTATGATGAGACTGAATGGGAGAGCCCACGCACCTTTAATCCTGCACATTTCCTGGACAAGGATGGGAAGTTTGTCAAGAGAGATGCCTTCATGCCTTTTTCTGCAGGTTAGCTAGCTCAGGTATCATTTATTGTCAATATCAATTTACTTGCAGATGACCTGAAGCTACTCCTTGTTCTCTTGCAGGCCGCAGGGCTTGTCTTGGAGAGAGTCTGGCCAGGATGGAgctgtttcttttcttcacctctctcctccagcgcTTTCGTTTCACTCCTCCACCTGGAGTTACAGAGGATGAACTGGATCTGACACCAGCTGTGGGTCTCACACTCAACCCTTCAATCCATAAACTGTGTGCTGTCTGTCGCGTATGAGGAGAAGGGCTTTAAAATGCTACTTTGGCCAGTGTCACACATGCAACTTTTTCATGCAATTTGGTTACTTGCCACTGAGTTGGTTCTAatttgcacagtgtaatactCCATGCTTGATGCAACACTGCTGAATACTATTTACCTCTTTGCAACTAGTTTATGCAACAACTACCAACATTTTTGTTGAATCGCTACTTTGAAATGTGGCAGCAATTGAATTTCTTCATGAGTTGCTTGTTTTGGGGCTAATTCTGAACAGAATCTTCTTGagataattaaataaaatgccTTTACCCATCTCTTGATAGTGGGACTGACAATATGTGACAGCTAATTGCAAATTGTACATTCCTTATGTTATCATGTTACAgtacatggccaaaagtatgtggacaccCTGTCTAATTAGAGGATTTAGGATTAGAGCCACTGCTGACATaaaatcaagcacacagccatgcaaTCCCCATAGACAAACATTGGCAGTAGAATTGGCTGTACTGAAGAGCTCAGTGACTTTCAGTGTGGCACTATCATAGGATGCCACCTTTCCATCAAATCAGTTTGTCAAATTTCTGCCCTGCTAGAGCTGCTTGTCAACTGTAAGTGCTGTTATTGTGAAGTGGAAACGTCTAGTAGCAACAGCAGTTCAGGTGCAAAGTGGTAGGCTGCACAAGCTCACCAGGACTGCTAAGTGCTGAAGCGCATACAAATCGTCTGTCCGAGGTTGCAACACTCGCTACAGAGTTAAACTGCCTCTGGAAGTAACGTCAGCATAAGAGCAGTTCTCATGCTGACGTGAGCTTTGTGAAATGGGTTTCCATGGCCAAGTAGCCACACTCAAGCGTAAGATCACTATGCCTAATGCCAAATGTGGGCTGGAGTGATGTCAAGCTCGCCGCCATTGGACTCTGGAGCAGTGGAAATGCGCGTTCTCTGGAGTGATGAatcataagataagataagatagcactttattaatccccttggggaaattcaggtgccacagcagcaactggcagaacagtaccaaggaaaaaacaagaacaagaagataataaaagagaagaggtaataagataaaaaatagaggcaatgtacataatataaaaactatacagtgcaaaaatgcaaataataataataataataataataataatgataataataataataaatgcgcATTAGTGCCAGtgagggaaaaggagggggggggctctgAGGGGCTAGGGTCCAGGGTGGACCAGGCCAGCCTTCCTCACCAGCTTATTCAGTCTTTCCCCTGCCTTGATGCGGCCTCCCCAGCACACCGCAGCAAAGAAGAGTGCACTGGCTAGACTGGTAGAACATCTGCAGTAGCCTGTTGCACACGCTGAAGGacctgagtctcctcaggaagtacagcctgctctgtcctttcctgtggagggcctcagtgttgtccgacCAGACACAGACTAAATCATTTGGATTGTAATTATGATctcaatgttatttttttggggacagtatgacaacaagcacagatcctgtacagacccatggcgcatgtgttcagttcaattcaattcagttcaatacaATGCACTGCACTGCGacagttatcggttaaataattccactaatgttacttaCCACAAGGTGGGCTATATGTTACCTACCGTTAATGTTTgaagggcagcagaagacgtttGTAAACGGAAcctgtttacaaatcctgttagTAACACAGGCAAGTTCAGCAAAtggtggaatgttaagtttcacttttgttttcacactgggagactctgtggattgagttcaatgctgctgtctgctgtctgtgcatctccaaattacagacatgatgtgatgt encodes:
- the LOC139915525 gene encoding cytochrome P450 2K1-like, producing the protein MGILDLLLQSCSSVSLLGAAVFLLVLYLFSSSFSSQEKGKEPPGPKPLPLLGNLLQLDLKRPYHTLWELSKKYGSVFTVYFGPKKVVVLAGYKTVKEALVNHAEEFGDRDIIPVLHEINEGHGILLANGDSWKEMRRFALTNLRDFGMGKKASEEKIIEESHNLIEVFEKYKGKAFDTTQPVNYAVSNIICSIVYGSRFEYDNPEFTTMVDRANENIRLMGSPSIQVYNTFPWLGKWFGNRKRVQNCVIANKNQMTELIGGLQETLNPQMCRGFVDSFLVRKQSLKESGNMNSHYHKENLLITVGNLFSAGTDTTGTTLRWGLLLMAKYPNIQDQVQEELSRVIGSRQVRVEDRKILPYTDAVIHETQRLANIVPMSLPHKTSQDVTFQGYFIKKGTTVYPLLTSVLYDETEWESPRTFNPAHFLDKDGKFVKRDAFMPFSAGRRACLGESLARMELFLFFTSLLQRFRFTPPPGVTEDELDLTPAVGLTLNPSIHKLCAVCRV